One segment of Papaver somniferum cultivar HN1 unplaced genomic scaffold, ASM357369v1 unplaced-scaffold_137, whole genome shotgun sequence DNA contains the following:
- the LOC113334719 gene encoding pentatricopeptide repeat-containing protein At3g29230-like: MLHKSEHEADVICWNAMIDGYLKCEDLDSAIGLFESMPDKNNGSWNVMISRYAKAGEIEIAQEFFNKMPERDDVSWSAIIYGYIKGDYFKEALRVFHEMQMNGVRPRRYVLSSVLAACANVGALDQVLSIRSSLFYKESGRDN; this comes from the exons ATGCTTCATAAGAGCGAGCATGAGGCTGACGTTATCTGTTGGAATGCAATGATCGATGGGTATTTGAAATGCGAGGATTTGGATTCTGCTATTGGTTTGTTTGAGAGTATGCCGGATAAGAATAATGGGTCTTGGAATGTTATGATTTCTCGGTATGCCAAAGCTGGGGAGATTGAAATAGCTCAAGAGTTTTTTAACAAGATGCCTGAAAGAGACGATGTCTCTTGGAGTGCGATAATTTATGGGTATATAAAGGGAGATTATTTCAAGGAGGCGTTGAGGGTTTTTCATGAAATGCAGATGAATGGAGTTCGACCGAGGAGATATGTACTTTCTAGTGTTTTAGCTGCCTGTGCGAACGTGGGGGCTCTTGATCAAG TGTTATCAATTCGATCTTCACTTTTCTACAAAGAGAGTGGCAGAGACAATTGA